The Planctomycetota bacterium genome includes a window with the following:
- a CDS encoding HAD hydrolase-like protein, with the protein MSSMGKLRVLILDFDGVVIESNSVKSEAFRWLFGQFPEHRDAMLRFHEENVSASRFVKFDHLLKLLGREKDSALRDELAVKFSSRVFDEIVRVPLVPGSEELLRTFLSKVPIYLASVTPEPELLEILSRRKLSHWFSGVYGCPPWTKADAIRAILANEGATKNEALLVGDSAGDQRAAQDTGIHFVARDSGLPFASPSPRTFPDLHAVLKYLRVTFP; encoded by the coding sequence ATGTCGTCGATGGGCAAGCTGCGGGTCCTGATTCTTGATTTCGACGGCGTGGTGATCGAGTCCAACTCGGTGAAGAGCGAGGCGTTCCGCTGGCTCTTTGGGCAGTTCCCCGAGCACCGGGACGCCATGCTGCGCTTCCACGAGGAGAATGTTTCCGCCAGCCGCTTCGTGAAGTTCGACCATCTGCTGAAATTGCTCGGCCGCGAGAAGGACTCGGCGCTGCGCGATGAACTGGCCGTGAAGTTTTCCAGCCGCGTCTTCGACGAGATCGTCCGCGTGCCGCTGGTCCCCGGCAGCGAGGAGTTGCTGCGAACCTTTTTATCGAAAGTTCCGATCTATCTCGCCTCGGTGACGCCGGAACCCGAGCTGCTGGAGATTTTGAGCCGGCGCAAACTGTCGCATTGGTTCAGCGGCGTCTACGGATGCCCGCCCTGGACCAAGGCCGACGCGATCCGCGCCATCCTTGCCAACGAGGGGGCCACCAAGAATGAAGCCCTTCTGGTCGGTGATTCCGCAGGCGACCAGCGCGCGGCGCAGGACACCGGAATTCACTTCGTGGCCCGCGACAGCGGGCTGCCCTTTGCCTCTCCGTCGCCGCGAACATTCCCCGATCTTCACGCGGTTCTGAAGTATCTTCGGGTGACCTTCCCATGA
- a CDS encoding 2,4-dihydroxyhept-2-ene-1,7-dioic acid aldolase, giving the protein MLARAIKEKLRRGEPSIGTWMSMAHPSIAEILAMAGYDWVVVETEHTAIDVSEVLRLIIAIEQRGSIPLVRLAWNDPIQAKAVLDSGAAGVLVPMINSKADAQLAVQMTKYPPLGGRGVGLARAQGYGANFDDYVKNANADTLLMVQIEHKDAVANIEEILSVPGIDGTFIGPYDLSLSLGLPGQVNHPDVVAAKRKVLDATLRHKLVAGIHLVQPGTAAADCAKALQEGYRFIALGTDILFLGDSARTLRSAAAPKK; this is encoded by the coding sequence ATGCTAGCCCGCGCGATCAAGGAAAAACTGCGCCGCGGCGAGCCCTCGATCGGCACCTGGATGTCGATGGCGCATCCCTCGATCGCGGAGATCCTGGCGATGGCGGGCTACGACTGGGTCGTCGTCGAGACCGAGCACACCGCGATCGACGTCTCCGAAGTGCTGCGGCTGATCATCGCGATCGAGCAGCGCGGCAGCATTCCGCTGGTGCGCCTGGCGTGGAACGACCCGATCCAGGCCAAGGCCGTGCTGGATTCCGGCGCTGCCGGCGTGCTGGTGCCGATGATCAACAGCAAGGCGGACGCCCAGCTTGCGGTGCAGATGACCAAGTATCCGCCCCTGGGCGGGCGCGGCGTCGGCCTGGCCCGCGCCCAGGGCTACGGCGCGAATTTCGACGACTACGTGAAGAACGCCAACGCGGACACGCTGCTCATGGTGCAGATCGAGCACAAGGACGCGGTCGCCAACATCGAGGAGATCCTCTCGGTGCCCGGCATCGACGGCACCTTCATCGGACCCTATGACCTGTCGCTCTCGCTCGGTCTTCCCGGGCAGGTGAATCATCCCGACGTGGTGGCCGCCAAGCGCAAGGTGCTCGACGCGACTCTGAGGCACAAGCTGGTGGCGGGAATCCATCTGGTGCAGCCGGGCACCGCGGCGGCCGATTGCGCCAAGGCCCTGCAGGAGGGCTACCGATTCATCGCCCTGGGCACCGACATCCTCTTCCTCGGTGACAGCGCCCGGACGCTGCGCAGCGCGGCCGCGCCGAAGAAGTGA
- a CDS encoding class I SAM-dependent methyltransferase: MQEISEYEIKPRAALNEWQGLVEKEISSQWKDHSKWIGAGWPTCAEKDVRTAFDRFGVSYVESPSCGSLFAKTRPNEDALWSWYRDSAPSHYWREKILPASDSSRREKIVRPRADWILDGIAEYKPATKTIIDLSPYGRQLLDVLAEENHSLKQITAAGTTADLEGKSTTQIRVKPSKLADLLALGPADVVVAVDALNRAADVSGFLEAIGQSTAPGGLAFLTATVASGFEIQSLWEKSPSVMPPDKLNLPSVAALQKFFAAPGWEILELSTPGMFDVEMVFRAMLADPAASWPRVLRGLVQHSDPQGRSSLVELLQAQRLISFARLVARRTGEC, from the coding sequence GTGCAAGAAATCTCCGAGTATGAGATCAAGCCCCGCGCCGCGCTCAATGAGTGGCAGGGGCTGGTCGAGAAGGAAATCTCCTCGCAGTGGAAGGACCATTCCAAGTGGATCGGCGCCGGCTGGCCGACCTGCGCGGAGAAGGATGTGCGGACGGCCTTCGATCGCTTCGGCGTCTCCTATGTCGAGTCGCCCTCCTGCGGGTCGCTCTTTGCCAAGACGCGACCCAACGAGGACGCGCTGTGGAGTTGGTACCGGGACTCGGCGCCGTCGCACTATTGGCGCGAGAAGATCCTGCCCGCCAGCGACTCGTCGCGCCGCGAGAAGATCGTCCGCCCCCGCGCGGACTGGATCCTGGACGGGATCGCGGAGTACAAGCCCGCGACAAAAACCATCATCGACCTCTCCCCCTATGGCCGGCAGTTGCTGGACGTGCTGGCCGAGGAGAATCATTCGCTCAAGCAGATCACCGCAGCGGGGACGACCGCCGATCTCGAGGGAAAGTCAACGACGCAGATCCGAGTGAAGCCTTCGAAGCTGGCCGACCTGCTGGCGCTGGGGCCGGCCGACGTCGTGGTGGCCGTCGACGCCCTCAACCGCGCCGCAGATGTGAGCGGATTTCTCGAGGCGATCGGGCAATCGACCGCTCCGGGGGGCCTGGCCTTCCTGACGGCGACGGTCGCCAGCGGCTTCGAGATCCAGTCGCTCTGGGAGAAATCCCCCTCGGTCATGCCGCCGGACAAGCTGAACCTGCCCAGCGTGGCGGCGCTGCAGAAATTCTTCGCGGCCCCGGGCTGGGAGATCCTGGAGCTGAGCACGCCCGGGATGTTCGACGTGGAGATGGTTTTCCGCGCCATGCTGGCGGATCCGGCGGCGAGCTGGCCGCGGGTGCTGCGCGGACTGGTGCAGCACTCCGATCCGCAGGGTCGCTCCTCGCTGGTCGAACTGCTGCAGGCGCAACGTCTCATTTCCTTCGCCCGACTGGTGGCGCGGAGAACCGGCGAATGCTAG
- a CDS encoding Gfo/Idh/MocA family oxidoreductase produces the protein MTTASTTKPLRAGIVGYGYMGQIRQRNISDHQGLQLSAICDPLRASEIENLGVHVHKRWEDLVAEDLDLVFVCTPNNLIPEVAVKALHSGRHVFCEKPPGRSLADIQKIRSAELANPDRKLIFGFNHRHHPGITDAKAIIDSGALGEILTLRGVYGKAGGYDYPASWRNDPAVGGGGILLDQGIHMLDLFHFFVGEFSEVQSMRGVLHFDVPVEDNAIIILKTKRGQLAQLHSTATSWKHTFRLEIGCEAGYAIISGLLSKTGSYGRETLVVGRRPARGERAAIGNPREETTYYDSDPSWDIEVAHLVDCIRGKLPVNQGTSADAIRVMEIIERVYREPLTRFTPTPVKAP, from the coding sequence ATGACCACTGCGAGCACCACCAAACCCCTTCGAGCCGGCATCGTCGGCTACGGCTACATGGGGCAGATCCGGCAGCGCAACATCTCCGATCACCAGGGGCTGCAGCTCTCGGCGATCTGCGATCCGCTGCGCGCCAGCGAGATCGAGAATCTCGGAGTGCATGTGCACAAGCGCTGGGAGGATCTGGTCGCCGAGGACCTCGACCTGGTCTTCGTCTGCACGCCCAACAACCTGATCCCCGAGGTGGCGGTGAAGGCCCTGCACAGCGGCCGGCACGTCTTCTGCGAGAAGCCGCCGGGACGGAGCCTGGCCGACATCCAGAAGATCCGCAGCGCCGAGTTGGCCAATCCCGACCGCAAGCTCATCTTCGGATTCAACCATCGACATCACCCCGGCATCACCGACGCCAAGGCGATCATCGACTCCGGCGCGCTGGGCGAAATCCTGACCCTGCGCGGCGTCTACGGCAAGGCGGGCGGCTACGACTATCCCGCCTCGTGGCGCAACGACCCGGCGGTCGGCGGCGGCGGCATCCTGCTCGACCAGGGCATCCACATGCTCGACCTCTTTCACTTCTTCGTGGGCGAATTCAGCGAGGTGCAGAGCATGCGCGGCGTGCTGCACTTCGATGTGCCCGTGGAGGACAACGCCATCATCATCCTCAAGACCAAGCGCGGCCAACTGGCGCAACTGCACTCCACGGCCACCTCGTGGAAGCACACCTTCCGGCTTGAGATTGGATGCGAGGCGGGCTACGCCATCATCAGCGGACTGCTCTCCAAGACCGGAAGCTACGGGCGCGAGACGCTGGTGGTCGGGCGGCGTCCGGCGCGCGGCGAACGCGCGGCCATCGGCAATCCGCGCGAAGAGACCACCTACTACGACTCCGATCCCTCGTGGGACATCGAGGTCGCCCACCTGGTGGATTGCATCCGCGGCAAGCTGCCGGTCAACCAGGGCACCTCGGCCGACGCGATCCGGGTGATGGAGATCATCGAGCGCGTCTACCGCGAGCCGCTGACGCGTTTCACCCCAACACCCGTGAAGGCCCCATGA